GGGTCGTTAGGGTTTACAGCAATTACTGGGTACCCTTTGCTTTTAAATTTTTTGTCTAAAGCAATGAGGCGATCTTCATAAGCCACCGAAAAAGGGCAGTGATTGCAAGTAAAAACTAAAACAAAGCCTTTAGCATCTTTAAAATCAGCAAAAGAGGCCTTTTTGCCCTTGTTATTGGCATCCTTCATTTTAGGCAAGTCTTTCATTTCTTTACCTAGCATGCTTTCCTGAGCTTGAGCATTCAATGCCAAAAGTGCCACTAGAGCAAGGGAAAATAGAGTGGTTATCTTTTTCATAGATAATATATGTTATTTGATTTGTTTTAAAATTGATTCAACTTTCTTGTTTAGTTCAGCCTCGGTCAGGTCTCCTTTATGAAACTCACGTTTGCCAGCTTTACCATTGATAAACAACGTAACTGGAATGGCTCCATCCCAACTTTTATTCACCTTAGGAATCCATACATCGCTTTTGGTTTCATCAAGCAATAGTACTTGAGCCTTGATTTTTTTCTTTTGAACAAAAAGTTTCACCTTTTGTTCCGAGTCCTCTACTGCTACCAATATTACTTTTACTTTTTGGTGGCTATACTTTGCCTGGAGCCGTTCAAAATACGGCAACTCTTTGACACAAGGGCGACACCAGGTAGCCCAAAAGTTGACTACATAAGTAATATCATCTTGAGGGTTTACTAGCTTTTCAAGTGTGACCAGTTTTATTTTTTTTATCTCTTGTGCCTGTACTATAGTAGTAGCAGCAATAAGTAATAAAGTAAATATTATTTTTTTCATAAATGTTTAGTCAATGTATACTCTACCCAGCTTTTAACTTCGTTGAGCTCAGCACAGTAAAACTGTAGCTTCGGTTTTTCAAAAGTACCGTCATCGCCTCAGCTCGTGTCTCCACGAGCTGACCGGAACTCTGAAAAACACTATTTACAGGCGCTACGACGAGGCGATTTGTGAAGACACAAACCGAGGCGAAAAAATAGTAGGGTAGAGTAGTCAATGTATAGCAATCTTCTCAAATATAACCCTTAAAATCCCTCTGGGTTGTTAAATGAGTGTTAAAGCAAATATTGCTGCTTTAAATCACCAAGTATTTTTTACCCTCAAAATAACGTTCTGCCATCACAAAAATTTTGAGATAATAGGTCTTGTCTCTAGGTAAAAAATCGGCTATAGAATAGGTCGTAAGTTCATCGTGTATATTTCGTCCTTGAACGCTGTTTGTCTCACCTGAAAACAACTTGAGTCCTTCATCTACCGGAATTTGTACAACAGTGGCAAGCTCCGATTCTTGAACTCTATAGCTACTCAAAGGACGATTGTCAACCAAAAAATAAGTATAGCAAAACTCCCGGTTGATAGCAGTTGCCCCATATTGCCCCTTAATAATATTGGCTTCTTGTAATATACCTAAAAATCGCAACTTCTCCCATTGTACCTGTATGCCTAGCTCTTCCTCTATTTCGCGGGTTGCTTCCTGGTCGGTTTCACCAGCTCCATAGTGCCCGGCTGCCGAAATATCTAAGGTCAACGGGTTATATTCTTTTTGGGCGCTTCGTTGTTGAAACACTACATAAGGTTGTTGATCGGTAGGGTCTGTACGCAATATCCAACAGTGAATAGTTTTGTGCCACAGCCCTTTCTCATGTATTTCTTTTCTTGAGGCAGTACCCAAATAATTGAGGTTATCGTCAAAATAATCTAAGTTTTCCATCAATTGTGATTGCTTATTTCAATGAGCCAGCAATATAGTCAATTATCCTGCGGTTAAACTATGATAAATTAGCCTGTTACTTGCTTTTTGTATCTTGAGTAGTTTACATTGTTTTCAAAAAAAAGACAATGTCACTCACAACCATTCAACTGAAAACTCCTTACCTTATTTTTTTAGGAGATGTAGACAACTTTGTGTTTGCCAAAACTGGTGCAGGGATTGTTCAATGGCGTCCTGAACTGGTAAAAGGGCAATTGCGTTTTTCCGGAAACAATTTAAGCTTGAATGTTCCAGATATGACTGTACAGGAAGCCGCCAAAGCAGGGGCAAAAAGCCTGGTATTGGGAGTAGCCCCCATTGGAGGACAAATCAAAGATCATTGGTTGCGTGTATTTGAAGAGGCGTTGGCATTAGGAATGGACTTAGTGAGCGGTTTGCATTATCGTTTAGAGCGTTTCCCTTCTTTGGTGGCAGCAGCCAAAACATCAGGAGCCCAATTAATCAATGTGCGTACACCTGCTTCAAGTTTTCCGGTAGGTACAGGCAAAAAACGTCCAGGTAAGCGCTTGCTCATGGTGGGTACAGATTGTGCTGTGGGCAAAAAGTATACAGCATTGGCCATGACTCAAGCATTAAAAGAACAAGGAATAAACGCTACTTTTAGGGCTACCGGACAAACCGGAATTATGATTGCAGGCAGTGGAGTACCCATTGATGCTGTCATTACTGACTTTGTTTCAGGAGCAGCAGAAGCTTTATCGCCTGACAATGACCCCATTCATTGGGATGTAATAGAAGGACAAGGTTCTATTTTACACCCAGGCTATGCAGCAGTAAGTTTGGGTTTGTTGCATGGCTCTCAGCCCGATGCCTTCGTGGTATGCCACGAACCTACTCGCCTTACTATGGAGGGATTTCCTGACACTGCCAAACCCAACATAGCACAATGCATAGAATATACTTTATTGAATGGGCAGGTAACTAATCCAAACATTCGGTGTATAGGCATTAGTGTAAATACTGCTCGTTTGCCCGAAGTCGAACAGTTGCCCTATTTGAGTAGATTATCACAAGAGTTCAACCTACCTTGTGTTGATCCTATACTTACTGGGTGCGATGATTTGGTAACGCAATTAATGCAAGGAAGCAAGTAGACTACAAGTGTAGAGTTGTTCATTCACCATTAGGATTTGTTCCTTGTCACTTGTATCTTGAGCTTGTAGTTATTAAAGTTTATGAGACAAGTACAAATCACCTTAACCCCCTGGATATACAAAGAGCCTTTTGTGATTACAGGGCGCACAATGACCCAAAGCGAGTTGTTGTATGTAACTATTACTGAAAATGGGATAACAGGTAGAGGCGAGAGTGTAGGCGTATTTTATACCAACGATCGGGGAGGCATCATACTAGAGCGGGCAATGTCGGTAAAAGCAGCCCTGGAACAAGGCGCTACTCGTCAGGAACTGCAAGACTTACTGCCTTCGGGTGGGGCACGCAATGCCATTGATTGTGCTTTATGGGATTTGGAAGCAAAACAGGCGGGTAAAACAATATGGCAACTGCTAAACATTACACCCAAACCAGTACATACTGTTAACACGATTAGCATCAACACGCCAGACTATATGGCGGCTAAAGCCAAACTGGCAGATACTGCCCATATAAAGGTAAAACTCAATGATGAAATGCCGCTTGAGCGCATTACTGCAGTATGTGAAGCGCGCCCTGATGCTACTATAGTGGTAGATGCAAATCAAGGATGGACCTTTGACCAATTGCAAGATTTAGCGCCTAAATTTAAGACTCTGGGGGTAAAAATGATAGAACAACCTTTGCCCAGGGGAAAAGACGAAGTGCTTGCCAATTATGATTCACCCATTGTGCTCTGTGGCGATGAGTCTTGTTTAGATACCAGCGAACTGGAGCAAGCAGCCAAACATTACCAAATGATCAATGTAAAATTAGACAAGGCAGGTGGACTGACTGAGGCATTAAAGCTAGTAAAAGCAGCCAAAGTCAGAGGGCTACAATTGATGGTAGGTAATATGGTGGGTACTTCACTGGCAATGGCGCCTGGCTTTGTAGTGGCACAATTCTGTGATTTTGTAGACTTAGATGGGGCGTTGTTTTTAACCAAAGACCGACAATACCCCATGAGTTATGCCAATGGGATGGTTTCTAGTTTAAAGCCTGAGTTATGGGGCTAAATTTGATTGTACAGTACGTCTTTTCAATACCTTGTTAAAGTCTAAATACAAAGACAAAAAGTTGCGCCCGCCCGCAGCGTGGTAGCTTGCCCGCGAAAAAGCAAGTTCCAGGGCTTTTATTTTGACACGAAACCCGTACGAAAAACCACTAAATCGTGAGGCACCAGTTTCGCGTAGCTCACGGTTAATCAAATGATTATACCCCAACCTTACACTGAAAACTTTTTCAGGTAAAAATTCTCCACCTATTACAAAGTGTCGCAACAGGTTGTCTCCAAAGCTTTTTTCTTTAGGTACAGTATTACCACTAGCGTCAAAAGTAACATCTTGCAGTGGGTCAAGGTAGGTAATATCAAATTGTTGCATGTGCTGTAACGTAAGCGAAAACCTAAAGGGCATGTGTGTAGGTTTAAACGATGTGCCTAATTGTACCTCAAACGGCAAACGGCTTTGGGTAAACTCATTGTAATTACTAAGTACTACTCCTATATTTTTAAATACCAATCCAATTGTCCAGTCATATTTGGGGTGAATAAAAGCGCCACCAATATCAGCCGCAATTGCAGTAGAGTTATAAGTTTCTATACTTGATCCGATAAATTTGAGACTGGCACCCATCCTGAAATACTTTACCTGGTGGGCGTACCCAACATTAAACGCAAAATCATTGGCAACAAAAGTACCTACTACTTGTCCATTAGGGCTGGTTTGTTCAAAACTACCGTATGCCATGTACTGTAGCCCTGCCCCAAACGTACCTACTTTGGGCACATGGTGTACATAAGATAAATGAGTGTTTTTTATGTCGGCAAAATACGGAGTGTAATTAAAACCTAGTTTACGCGAACTAGATGAGTCAATCAAAGCCGGGTTTTGCCAGAGTACATTGGGGTCTGCTTGGTGCAGTGATACATTGACTCTGCCCACACCAGCCAGGCGGGCATTGCCTGGCACCTGAAGAAACTCAAAATTTCTTCGTCCGCCAATTTGTGCTTGAGCGCTCAAAAAAACTAAGCTAAGCAAAACAACAGCAATGATTCGTTGCATAAGGTTATTGCATAAAAAAAGTCTTTGAACTTCACAAGTTCAAAGACCAATATGATTATTTAGATTCGTTTTCTTCTTTGATAGATAAATCAAACTGACGCTTTACCTTTTCGGGCAATAGGGCTATGTCCAGCACCTGGTCTACATGATTTACAAAGTGAAAAGTTAAATCTTCTATATAATTGCTTTGAATCTCATCTATATCTTTTCGGTTCTTCTCGCACAAAATCACTTCTTTGATACCAGCACGTTTAGCAGCTAAGATTTTTTCCTTGATGCCACCCACTGGCAATACACGTCCACGAAGTGTAATTTCACCAGTCATTGCCAGTTTTTCTTTTACTTTACGTTGTGTATATACCGACGCAAGCGAGGTAAACATAGCTATACCCGCCGAAGGGCCATCTTTAGGCAC
This sequence is a window from Microscilla marina ATCC 23134. Protein-coding genes within it:
- a CDS encoding NUDIX hydrolase, which encodes MENLDYFDDNLNYLGTASRKEIHEKGLWHKTIHCWILRTDPTDQQPYVVFQQRSAQKEYNPLTLDISAAGHYGAGETDQEATREIEEELGIQVQWEKLRFLGILQEANIIKGQYGATAINREFCYTYFLVDNRPLSSYRVQESELATVVQIPVDEGLKLFSGETNSVQGRNIHDELTTYSIADFLPRDKTYYLKIFVMAERYFEGKKYLVI
- a CDS encoding DUF1611 domain-containing protein, whose protein sequence is MSLTTIQLKTPYLIFLGDVDNFVFAKTGAGIVQWRPELVKGQLRFSGNNLSLNVPDMTVQEAAKAGAKSLVLGVAPIGGQIKDHWLRVFEEALALGMDLVSGLHYRLERFPSLVAAAKTSGAQLINVRTPASSFPVGTGKKRPGKRLLMVGTDCAVGKKYTALAMTQALKEQGINATFRATGQTGIMIAGSGVPIDAVITDFVSGAAEALSPDNDPIHWDVIEGQGSILHPGYAAVSLGLLHGSQPDAFVVCHEPTRLTMEGFPDTAKPNIAQCIEYTLLNGQVTNPNIRCIGISVNTARLPEVEQLPYLSRLSQEFNLPCVDPILTGCDDLVTQLMQGSK
- the porQ gene encoding type IX secretion system protein PorQ; its protein translation is MQRIIAVVLLSLVFLSAQAQIGGRRNFEFLQVPGNARLAGVGRVNVSLHQADPNVLWQNPALIDSSSSRKLGFNYTPYFADIKNTHLSYVHHVPKVGTFGAGLQYMAYGSFEQTSPNGQVVGTFVANDFAFNVGYAHQVKYFRMGASLKFIGSSIETYNSTAIAADIGGAFIHPKYDWTIGLVFKNIGVVLSNYNEFTQSRLPFEVQLGTSFKPTHMPFRFSLTLQHMQQFDITYLDPLQDVTFDASGNTVPKEKSFGDNLLRHFVIGGEFLPEKVFSVRLGYNHLINRELRETGASRFSGFSYGFRVKIKALELAFSRASYHAAGGRNFLSLYLDFNKVLKRRTVQSNLAP
- the dgcA gene encoding N-acetyl-D-Glu racemase DgcA, encoding MRQVQITLTPWIYKEPFVITGRTMTQSELLYVTITENGITGRGESVGVFYTNDRGGIILERAMSVKAALEQGATRQELQDLLPSGGARNAIDCALWDLEAKQAGKTIWQLLNITPKPVHTVNTISINTPDYMAAKAKLADTAHIKVKLNDEMPLERITAVCEARPDATIVVDANQGWTFDQLQDLAPKFKTLGVKMIEQPLPRGKDEVLANYDSPIVLCGDESCLDTSELEQAAKHYQMINVKLDKAGGLTEALKLVKAAKVRGLQLMVGNMVGTSLAMAPGFVVAQFCDFVDLDGALFLTKDRQYPMSYANGMVSSLKPELWG
- a CDS encoding TlpA family protein disulfide reductase; translated protein: MKKIIFTLLLIAATTIVQAQEIKKIKLVTLEKLVNPQDDITYVVNFWATWCRPCVKELPYFERLQAKYSHQKVKVILVAVEDSEQKVKLFVQKKKIKAQVLLLDETKSDVWIPKVNKSWDGAIPVTLFINGKAGKREFHKGDLTEAELNKKVESILKQIK